One genomic region from Evansella sp. LMS18 encodes:
- a CDS encoding flagellin, with protein MIINNNIPALNIYRNMTQNNSNSEKVMEKLSSGLRINRAADDAAGLAISEKMRSQIRGLGQAERNILDGVSLIQTAEGGLNEIHNKLQRVRELTLQGVNDTLVPSDREKIQKEIKELKAGINQIANNTQFNERALLNVDYQPKTVTYTETITTYETITQSNPVTTKTVTVGAGERVSAGYVMVPDPPSPSVFEVEALANVSRDFRIHSPFEKKSIH; from the coding sequence ATGATAATCAATAATAATATACCTGCTTTAAACATCTATAGAAATATGACCCAAAATAATTCGAACTCTGAAAAGGTAATGGAAAAACTGTCTTCCGGGTTAAGGATTAATCGTGCTGCTGATGATGCGGCCGGACTTGCTATATCAGAAAAAATGAGGTCACAAATCAGGGGATTGGGCCAGGCGGAACGGAACATTTTAGATGGAGTATCACTCATCCAGACTGCAGAAGGCGGATTAAATGAAATACATAATAAACTCCAGCGAGTGAGAGAATTAACACTCCAGGGGGTTAATGATACGCTTGTACCGAGTGACCGGGAGAAAATTCAGAAGGAAATTAAGGAATTGAAAGCAGGAATAAATCAAATAGCCAACAACACACAGTTTAACGAACGGGCTCTCTTGAATGTAGATTACCAGCCTAAAACAGTGACTTATACAGAAACGATAACTACTTATGAAACTATCACACAATCAAACCCTGTTACTACAAAAACAGTAACTGTAGGAGCTGGTGAGCGAGTATCTGCAGGGTATGTGATGGTCCCGGATCCTCCATCGCCTTCAGTTTTTGAAGTGGAAGCATTGGCGAATGTTTCACGGGATTTCAGAATTCATTCCCCCTTTGAAAAAAAGAGCATTCACTAA
- a CDS encoding AAA domain-containing protein — MAWPLIVAVAGAVAIGAAAVRFVCDELSEEERRKQEGMKEDFSAYSEEMERQRQWVREQGERDLAGLSEEERRVKAQLKREAFARMSDVRKAYYEQIHSNIIELREHRQALLQEIKHAARDAQEQLKEQQSSILRRQSLIELKHSLDEAAQKTYAYLFYLNKYERHLNRCYERGEGMPEPFEYLLPEAFPYVGKLMRFKKQELFSAGQLSVQAGMNIQYECHDLEKADDFDDEADLPVFVEASKNNACILSVAKGLFKHTALFQPGIGIEAKVERHEKSLLHLDFRGLPLKLYKNDLENPFRTPPRNVELRVFPKVWNYDLFREPIVTERYHESFAACQFDTIPLVFDFDDYGDFYEWIETNNLWRENDEWKIAPVDESVIPHVEEVKLQLGTDLVIRAEIRKDAQENLFFYYRELLDVEEHSCKPDDIFLAMNGSLGVAYTEEYEEIPEESFTKMKQFTFLLFNEFREQKIVKDSYEGSGFYNKWAEVTDSLITYLYKGNSQKCSVGPVSFRGKDYQSKLPRYQAEVENYEELREFIKNEFVSGFQYCFIEGANGAYIPVRFSPTAELITIYGDMDEEAFPGELEIFVKNFPYPEIQQKQALNVFRESRMTNSRLKTALLNSRSIMSRPKPVKVERFYNSLIEKNPTQRDIVARTLEQEDFFLIQGPPGSGKTTVIQEIIRQHHSHYPEDRILVVSQANVAVDNVLEDLIEVYSSTDIIRCGKTNKMSPDILQVSFEKRYEDYLNTVKAIDPATVNERLLKKWKGIVIPEKENQINSEVGELILKSNQIIGATCIGLAEKRIGLNRLEFDLVIIDEAGKALPAEVLIPLNRAKKAVLIGDHKQLPPTVHPALFDPEKIELEDREYCKDELFETSLYQRLYESCPESNKEMLTHQFRMPSVIGTMISELFYGTSLGNGDSTYGRATTFFDRHLNWLDMSRDVTYKERTGVGSPYNVREAEVVVNIVKRIRDVIAPEKKIAVITPYKGQMRKIRNEFRNSGFEYRDLNVAINTIDAFQGDEAEVVIFCTTRSQQKTHFFSDHARLNVAFSRTKSDLLIIGSLSYFEGYGQDSVLNKIADYTKENGEIYTYPELLRKYIKAEEAVEA, encoded by the coding sequence ATGGCTTGGCCGTTAATTGTAGCTGTTGCTGGGGCTGTGGCCATTGGCGCAGCTGCTGTTCGCTTTGTATGCGATGAGCTTTCAGAAGAAGAACGAAGAAAGCAAGAGGGAATGAAAGAAGACTTCTCTGCTTATTCTGAGGAGATGGAAAGGCAGAGGCAATGGGTCAGAGAGCAGGGAGAAAGGGACCTTGCTGGGCTTTCTGAGGAGGAGAGACGTGTTAAGGCCCAGCTGAAAAGGGAAGCCTTTGCACGGATGAGCGATGTACGCAAAGCTTATTATGAACAAATACATTCCAATATCATTGAGCTGAGAGAGCATCGTCAGGCTTTGCTGCAGGAAATTAAGCATGCGGCCCGGGATGCCCAGGAGCAGCTGAAGGAGCAGCAGAGCTCTATTTTGCGAAGGCAGTCGTTAATAGAGTTGAAGCATTCGCTGGATGAAGCTGCTCAAAAGACTTATGCTTACCTGTTTTATCTCAATAAATATGAGCGCCACCTGAATCGCTGTTATGAGAGAGGCGAAGGGATGCCGGAGCCTTTTGAGTATTTACTGCCAGAGGCTTTCCCATACGTAGGAAAACTGATGCGTTTCAAGAAACAGGAGTTGTTTTCTGCCGGGCAGCTCTCTGTACAGGCCGGGATGAATATTCAATATGAATGCCATGACCTGGAGAAAGCGGACGATTTTGATGATGAGGCAGATCTTCCCGTTTTTGTAGAGGCCTCCAAAAATAATGCATGTATCCTGTCAGTGGCTAAAGGCCTCTTTAAGCATACAGCACTCTTCCAGCCGGGGATTGGGATAGAGGCTAAGGTTGAAAGGCATGAAAAGTCACTCCTTCACCTTGATTTTCGCGGTCTGCCTTTAAAGCTGTATAAAAATGATCTCGAAAACCCGTTCCGGACACCCCCGAGGAATGTGGAGCTGCGGGTCTTCCCGAAGGTGTGGAACTATGACCTGTTCAGGGAGCCAATTGTTACGGAGCGTTACCATGAAAGTTTTGCCGCCTGCCAGTTTGACACGATCCCCCTTGTCTTTGATTTTGACGATTATGGGGACTTTTATGAGTGGATAGAGACAAATAACCTTTGGAGAGAAAATGATGAATGGAAGATTGCTCCTGTCGATGAGTCAGTAATCCCTCATGTGGAGGAAGTGAAGCTTCAGCTGGGCACTGATTTGGTAATCAGAGCAGAAATCAGGAAAGATGCCCAGGAAAACCTCTTTTTTTATTACCGGGAATTGCTCGATGTGGAGGAGCACTCCTGCAAGCCCGATGATATTTTTCTCGCCATGAACGGATCTTTAGGGGTTGCCTATACAGAGGAATATGAGGAAATTCCGGAAGAGTCATTTACTAAGATGAAGCAGTTCACATTTCTGTTGTTCAATGAGTTCAGGGAACAAAAAATAGTAAAAGACAGCTATGAAGGAAGTGGATTTTATAATAAATGGGCGGAGGTAACGGACTCGCTTATTACCTATTTATATAAAGGGAATTCCCAAAAGTGTTCTGTCGGCCCGGTATCCTTCAGGGGGAAGGATTATCAGTCTAAGCTGCCCCGTTACCAGGCAGAGGTTGAAAATTATGAGGAACTTCGTGAATTCATTAAAAATGAATTTGTCTCTGGTTTCCAGTATTGTTTTATTGAGGGTGCAAACGGAGCATATATCCCTGTCCGTTTTTCACCGACAGCTGAGCTAATCACAATTTACGGCGATATGGACGAGGAGGCTTTCCCTGGAGAGCTCGAAATTTTTGTTAAAAACTTTCCTTACCCTGAAATTCAGCAGAAGCAGGCGTTGAATGTTTTCCGGGAAAGCCGCATGACTAACTCCAGGCTGAAAACTGCCTTATTGAATTCAAGGTCCATAATGAGCAGGCCAAAACCTGTTAAGGTCGAGCGTTTTTATAATTCTCTGATAGAAAAAAATCCCACCCAACGGGATATTGTAGCGAGAACCCTTGAGCAGGAAGATTTTTTCCTCATTCAGGGTCCGCCAGGGAGCGGTAAGACTACTGTGATACAGGAGATCATCCGGCAGCATCATTCCCATTATCCAGAAGACCGGATATTGGTTGTTTCCCAGGCCAATGTTGCAGTTGACAATGTACTCGAGGATTTAATCGAAGTATACAGCTCAACAGATATTATCCGCTGTGGAAAGACGAATAAAATGAGTCCGGATATCCTTCAGGTTAGTTTCGAAAAACGGTACGAGGACTATTTAAATACAGTTAAAGCAATCGATCCTGCCACTGTCAATGAGCGGCTGCTGAAAAAGTGGAAGGGAATTGTGATACCTGAAAAGGAAAACCAGATAAACTCGGAAGTGGGAGAGTTAATCCTAAAAAGCAATCAGATTATTGGCGCAACCTGCATCGGACTGGCTGAAAAGAGGATAGGACTTAACAGGCTGGAGTTTGATTTAGTCATTATAGATGAAGCAGGCAAGGCTCTTCCTGCTGAAGTGCTGATTCCGTTGAACCGGGCAAAAAAAGCTGTTTTAATCGGTGATCATAAGCAGCTCCCGCCTACAGTCCATCCGGCTTTGTTCGATCCGGAAAAAATAGAGCTGGAGGACCGGGAATACTGCAAAGATGAATTATTCGAAACCAGTCTTTACCAGCGATTATATGAGTCTTGCCCAGAGTCAAATAAGGAAATGCTTACCCATCAGTTCCGGATGCCGTCGGTTATTGGGACAATGATCAGCGAGTTGTTTTATGGCACCAGCCTGGGTAATGGGGACTCCACATACGGACGGGCGACAACGTTTTTTGACCGTCATCTGAACTGGCTTGATATGTCCCGTGATGTAACTTATAAAGAGCGGACAGGAGTCGGCTCCCCGTATAATGTGCGGGAGGCAGAGGTTGTTGTGAATATTGTGAAACGTATCAGGGATGTTATAGCACCTGAAAAGAAAATCGCAGTCATCACTCCTTATAAAGGACAGATGCGGAAGATCAGGAACGAGTTCAGAAACTCTGGTTTTGAATACAGAGATCTGAATGTCGCTATTAATACAATTGATGCATTCCAGGGTGATGAAGCAGAGGTTGTTATTTTCTGCACCACCCGGTCGCAGCAAAAGACACATTTCTTTTCTGACCACGCAAGGCTGAATGTTGCCTTCTCCAGAACTAAGTCCGATTTACTGATCATCGGCTCCTTATCCTATTTTGAAGGGTACGGGCAGGACAGCGTACTGAATAAGATTGCGGACTATACGAAGGAAAACGGTGAAATCTACACGTATCCTGAACTGCTCAGGAAATATATCAAAGCAGAGGAAGCAGTAGAAGCGTAA